A part of Candidatus Poribacteria bacterium genomic DNA contains:
- a CDS encoding TonB-dependent receptor plug domain-containing protein: MLISDNKRYVWFVVAILCGISAVIPMTASADTLKVVVQDQNGNAISAANVRIGNQEQTTDASGVATFRDVTGAQPLTVTAIGFSSKRMNTSAGQTEVIVRLAPIQTIESVVVVGTRSIGRRALQAPVPIEVVNREQLSLTGQSETGRVLQMLVPSFNFSSSTISDGTDALRPATLRGLGPDQTLVLVNGKRRHKSALLHVNTSVGRGTAGTDFNAIPSAAIERIEVLRDGAAAQYGSDAIAGVINIVLKDNVDTGDADVYWGQTYEGDGGTWNGNANYGMKVGDSGFLNLTAEWRDRNRTNRAGLTGERQYDWIDVDPGRPPDKMLEIENDDGTVTEKPVWLDRREYTFERQNFRIGDADSSQKIGFYNFGLPLAAGLELYSFGGHSSRQNNSAGFYRRANQAARTVTEIYPDGFLPEINTDIGDTSLALGMAWTHETTDLNVDASINHGLNTFNFFISNSLNASYGPSSPTSADAGGFELSQTAFNLDVTYPLDYQSSLVNLAGGVEFRREGYGIHAGEPVSWINAGLGADGAAGGIQVFPGFRPDNEVDESRTNIAGYADFESYLSGQPGTGLLVGAAVRGEQYSDFGATVTGKATARYDLTKQVGVRAAGSTGFRAPSLQQLYFNNISTQFKVDADDIDGDGNTTELVALEVGTFRNDSDTARALGIPELKEETAFNVSGGFVLKPVENLWLTIDGFLIQIDDRIVLSGSFSADKVAGLAAAGASSAQVFTNVAQTRTQGVDIAAGYLHAFNNETLLNLKGALTWADTEVIGNVDAPQILIGLEDTLFPSQERSMIEEWQPNTRINLSADYIIGDLTIGGALRYFGSYTVQEGSGPDPARQTYGGKWLTDVQSNYQLNEGLSLSIGVNNLFNQVPDLNEIGQSRGGKLEDSTGHVIVDSPGVFTYSRRSAPFGFNGGLYYAKLCYRF; encoded by the coding sequence ATGTTAATTTCAGATAATAAACGGTATGTCTGGTTCGTTGTCGCTATTTTATGCGGCATCTCAGCAGTGATACCGATGACTGCCAGTGCCGATACACTCAAGGTCGTCGTTCAAGACCAGAATGGAAACGCTATATCAGCAGCGAACGTACGCATTGGAAACCAAGAGCAAACCACTGACGCATCCGGAGTTGCTACGTTTCGCGATGTGACAGGTGCGCAGCCGCTGACTGTAACAGCAATCGGATTTTCGAGCAAACGTATGAATACCAGTGCGGGACAAACTGAAGTGATCGTCAGGCTTGCTCCCATCCAAACGATTGAATCCGTTGTGGTCGTCGGGACCCGGAGTATCGGTAGGCGAGCGTTACAAGCCCCCGTTCCGATAGAAGTTGTTAACAGGGAACAACTCAGCCTTACGGGTCAATCTGAAACGGGTCGGGTCCTTCAGATGTTAGTCCCCTCCTTCAACTTCTCAAGTTCAACCATCAGTGACGGCACAGATGCCCTACGTCCGGCAACACTGCGTGGCTTGGGACCTGACCAGACGCTTGTGCTTGTCAACGGTAAGCGTCGTCATAAAAGCGCGTTGCTGCATGTTAACACGTCGGTAGGGCGTGGGACGGCTGGAACGGATTTCAACGCGATTCCGTCCGCGGCGATAGAGCGGATTGAAGTCCTCCGGGACGGCGCGGCGGCACAATACGGTTCCGACGCTATCGCTGGTGTGATTAACATCGTGCTAAAAGATAACGTTGACACAGGTGATGCCGATGTTTATTGGGGACAAACATACGAAGGCGATGGCGGCACATGGAACGGGAACGCCAATTACGGTATGAAAGTCGGTGACTCCGGTTTCCTCAATCTCACGGCTGAATGGCGCGATAGAAACCGGACCAATCGTGCAGGTCTCACAGGTGAACGGCAGTATGACTGGATAGATGTTGACCCAGGCAGGCCCCCGGATAAGATGCTTGAAATCGAGAACGATGATGGGACTGTGACTGAGAAACCTGTCTGGCTCGATCGGCGTGAATATACCTTTGAGCGACAGAACTTCCGTATTGGGGATGCCGATTCTTCACAAAAAATTGGATTTTACAACTTCGGACTCCCACTCGCTGCGGGCTTGGAACTCTATTCCTTTGGCGGACACTCCTCACGTCAAAACAACAGTGCGGGTTTTTATCGTAGAGCGAACCAAGCCGCGCGGACTGTGACCGAAATTTATCCCGACGGATTCCTGCCGGAAATCAATACCGATATTGGTGACACTTCTCTCGCTTTAGGTATGGCATGGACCCATGAGACGACCGATCTGAATGTGGACGCCAGTATCAATCACGGCTTGAATACTTTCAACTTTTTCATTTCCAACTCTCTGAACGCCTCTTACGGTCCGAGTAGCCCGACCTCCGCGGATGCGGGTGGCTTTGAACTCTCTCAGACGGCGTTTAACTTAGATGTCACCTATCCGCTGGACTATCAATCCTCACTGGTGAACCTTGCGGGTGGTGTTGAATTCCGCAGGGAAGGTTACGGCATACACGCCGGTGAACCGGTTTCCTGGATTAACGCGGGCCTCGGCGCAGACGGTGCCGCTGGCGGTATTCAGGTCTTTCCGGGCTTCCGTCCCGACAATGAAGTGGATGAGAGCCGGACGAATATCGCGGGCTATGCGGACTTTGAATCCTACTTAAGCGGGCAACCGGGAACAGGCTTGCTCGTCGGGGCAGCAGTCCGGGGTGAGCAGTATAGTGATTTCGGTGCCACTGTCACAGGAAAAGCGACGGCTCGCTACGATTTGACGAAACAGGTTGGGGTTCGCGCGGCGGGTAGCACAGGGTTCCGTGCGCCTTCACTTCAGCAACTCTATTTCAATAACATTAGCACACAATTCAAAGTCGATGCAGACGATATTGACGGCGATGGAAACACCACTGAATTGGTAGCCCTCGAAGTCGGTACGTTCCGCAATGATAGCGATACCGCACGTGCGCTCGGTATCCCTGAACTGAAAGAGGAGACCGCCTTCAACGTCTCCGGGGGATTCGTGCTGAAACCGGTTGAGAACCTGTGGCTCACTATAGACGGATTTCTCATCCAAATCGATGATCGTATCGTTCTGAGTGGTAGTTTTAGTGCGGATAAAGTCGCGGGTTTAGCGGCAGCAGGCGCGAGCAGTGCGCAAGTGTTCACAAATGTCGCACAGACGCGCACCCAAGGTGTCGACATCGCCGCAGGCTATCTTCACGCTTTCAACAATGAAACCCTTCTCAACTTGAAGGGTGCTTTGACATGGGCGGATACTGAAGTCATTGGAAACGTGGATGCCCCACAAATCCTCATCGGACTTGAGGATACGCTTTTCCCTTCACAAGAACGTTCGATGATTGAGGAGTGGCAACCGAACACCCGGATTAACCTCAGTGCAGATTACATCATCGGGGATCTTACGATCGGGGGTGCCTTGCGCTACTTCGGGAGTTACACGGTTCAAGAGGGAAGCGGTCCGGATCCTGCACGGCAGACTTATGGCGGAAAGTGGCTCACCGATGTTCAGAGCAACTATCAACTCAATGAAGGGCTTTCATTGAGTATCGGTGTGAATAACCTGTTTAATCAGGTGCCTGATCTCAATGAAATTGGACAGTCGCGCGGCGGAAAATTAGAGGATAGCACAGGACACGTCATTGTGGATTCGCCTGGGGTGTTTACGTATTCCAGGCGGTCGGCCCCGTTCGGTTTCAATGGTGGGCTTTACTATGCGAAACTCTGCTATCGTTTTTAA
- a CDS encoding cytochrome c, with amino-acid sequence MHRNLLIFCTILLFIGAIIALSINSVESQSDRVQRGKYLVDTVGACGHCHTPRAGAEYNMNMYLAGHPANAPYPRYNFSMMQQGIFILTSTQMTAFSGPFGTSFASNLTPDNETGVGEWTEDMFIQAMRTGLHQGVAGNRKIFPPMPTKHYAQMNDEDLKAIWAYLRTITPVRNEVSPPLNSRGRPY; translated from the coding sequence ATGCATCGAAACCTCTTAATTTTTTGTACGATATTGCTTTTTATAGGTGCCATTATCGCGCTGAGTATCAACTCTGTTGAGAGCCAGAGTGATAGGGTGCAGCGTGGAAAATATCTCGTAGACACGGTGGGTGCGTGTGGGCATTGCCATACACCCCGCGCCGGTGCTGAATACAATATGAATATGTACCTCGCTGGGCATCCAGCGAACGCGCCGTATCCACGCTATAACTTCAGCATGATGCAACAGGGCATCTTCATTCTTACCTCAACGCAAATGACAGCATTCTCGGGTCCGTTCGGAACGAGTTTCGCTTCAAACTTGACCCCTGACAATGAAACTGGGGTGGGCGAATGGACAGAGGACATGTTCATCCAAGCGATGCGTACTGGACTCCATCAAGGCGTGGCAGGCAATCGAAAGATTTTTCCGCCGATGCCGACGAAGCATTACGCTCAAATGAACGATGAAGATCTGAAGGCGATCTGGGCGTATCTACGGACGATCACGCCTGTCAGAAACGAAGTAAGCCCACCGTTGAATTCACGGGGTAGGCCGTACTAA